A genome region from Acipenser ruthenus chromosome 29, fAciRut3.2 maternal haplotype, whole genome shotgun sequence includes the following:
- the LOC117429315 gene encoding cadherin-like protein 26 isoform X3, translating to MKAVLVIFILAVLHFGLNQAHIDESSQTLQRHKRAWIIDSYEIEEERAPRYFLGKIEIERKQNVRYKLSGMGIDKEPKNVIKIDENTGEIYVLKKVDREQYQSLTLTFLAVDTIGGVLDTQLGVSIKIKDINDNVPTFDHQIYTTTVKESQVQGGQLILVRAEDKDERNTPNSTFTYKIVSQTPMTDNALFYIDQAGIISFRGCIDYEKAQKYTIVVEAKDQGEKVQLSSSTTVIVDVEDGNNHLPVQEGVQLVANVKERDSNVTLLRIKVSDRDKPHTPGWKAKYTIVSGNENNSYKILTDPDTNDGVLTLVKPLDFEDGYLRELSVQVENETPFFSCSVKRVVADDLWEVDYSDPEAGSTGIGFKPKNLTVIVNVEDINDAPDFVPPIKVVYLEENDKIGKELQTFTAIDKDGSLSSEFRYTVGVDPAGWVSIDPKMGTVITTQLMDRESPFVINNTYTVILHAVDNGKPPMTGSGTLVIHLTDVNDCIPYLLTPHIDMCANETASMTKLAAQDDDEDPYSGPFSFNLLEKESLKGKWRLDPTHGYSVNLIKEENVYSGIYILHLEISDRQGVSSKHNLTVTVCDCPTSAPANCGTRRLSSVTMEASAVGILFAALFLMLGLFCFALFFSRAPKTMEIYDDGDCTMLPYHLEHPGSDCKLDQLVSKISNGSSRLVKLYYSAGHDQQRTDGSSMHMLNVDRRGRWKQQSVSNSMGYQFAPQTLSTMNRTTSARSSFTWKKTNAFNRNGVLSCAISQRVDSLHSGRDDLLEYNPHPYADEGEEPEMLPLDAISIPDSEFTPDQLLDLGPRFKTLASIVRADWAG from the exons ATGAaggctgttttggtgattttcATCCTAGCAGTATTA CACTTTGGTTTGAATCAAGCACACATAGATGAGTCTTCACAGACATTACAAAGGCACAAAAGAGCATGGATCATAGATTCATATGAGATTGAAGAGGAGAGAGCACCCAGGTATTTTCTTGGCAAG ATTGAAATTGAACGCAAACAGAACGTGAGGTACAAATTGAGCGGGATGGGGATCGACAAAGAGCCAAAGAACGTCATTAAAATCGATGAAAACACAGGAGAAATCTACGTACTGAAAAAAGTTGATCGTGAACAATACCAGTCTTTAACT CTTACATTTCTAGCAGTTGATACAATAGGTGGCGTCCTAGACACTCAGCTTGGCGTTAGTATCAAAATCAAGGACATCAATGACAACGTCCCCACTTTTGATCACCAAATCTACACGACAACAGTTAAGGAAAGTCAGGTTCAAG GTGGACAATTAATTTTGGTCAGAGCTGAGGACAAGGATGAGCGGAACACCCCAAACTCAACATTTACTTACAAAATAGTTTCCCAGACTCCTATGACAGACAATGCCCTGTTTTACATTGACCAGGCTGGTATCATTTCCTTCAGAGGGTGCATCGATTATGAG aaaGCTCAGAAATATACAATTGTAGTGGAAGCAAAGGACCAAGGTGAGAAGGTACAGCTATCAAGTTCCACTACAGTTATTGTTGATGTTGAAGATGGTAACAATCACTTACCGGTCCAGGAAGGAGTTCAG CTGGTGGCGAATGTGAAGGAGCGGGACTCAAATGTGACTCTTCTCAGAATTAAGGTATCAGACAGAGATAAGCCTCACACTCCTGGCTGGAAAGCAAAATACACGATTGTAAGTGGAAACGAGAACAACAGCTACAAGATTCTCACCGACCCAGATACCAACGATGGAGTCCTGACCCTTGTAAAG CCCCTTGACTTTGAAGATGGCTATCTGAGGGAGCTCTCTGTCCAGGTGGAGAACGAGACGCCCTTTTTCTCCTGCAGTGTAAAGAGGGTCGTAGCTGATGACCTCTGGGAAGTGGACTACTCAGATCCTGAAGCAGGCTCAACAGGAATAGGGTTCAAACCAAAGAATCTGACGGTAATTGTCAACGTGGAAGACATCAATGACGCTCCGGACTTTGTGCCTCCCATCAAAGTTGTTTATCTGGAGGAGAATGACAAAATTGGAAAAGAACTGCAAACGTTTACAGCAATTGATAAAGACGGAAGTCTGTCAAGTGAATTCAG GTACACAGTGGGAGTAGATCCAGCAGGGTGGGTTTCTATTGACCCCAAAATGGGTACTGTAATAACGACACAGCTAATGGACAGAGAGTCCCCTTTTGTGATAAACAATACTTACACAGTCATTCTCCATGCAGTTGATAATG GTAAACCCCCCATGACTGGATCAGGCACTTTGGTCATCCACCTAACTGATGTCAATGACTGCATCCCTTATCTGCTCACCCCTCACATTGACATGTGTGCGAATGAGACAGCCTCAATGACCAAGCTGGCTGCTCAGGACGACGATGAGGACCCCTACTCTGGACCTTTCAGCTTCAACCTGCTGGAAAAGGAAAGCCTGAAAGGGAAGTGGAGACTGGACCCCACCCACG GTTACAGTGTGAATCTCATCAAAGAAGAAAACGTTTACAGTGGAATTTACATCTTGCATTTGGAAATTAGTGACAGGCAAGGTGTGTCGTCGAAACACAACCTGACAGTAACCGTGTGCGACTGCCCAACCTCGGCTCCGGCCAACTGTGGAACAAGGAGACTGAGCAGTGTGACAATGGAAGCCAGTGCTGTTGGGATCTTGTTTGCAGCTCTGTTTTTAATGCTGG GTCTATTTTGTTTTGCACTATTTTTCTCACGTGCTCCCAAAACAATGGAGATATATGATGATGGTGATTGCACCATGTTGCCATACCATTTGGAGCATCCTGGCTCTGATTGCAAG ttagATCAGCTGGTTTCTAAG ATTTCAAATGGATCAAGTAGACTTGTGAAGCTTTACTACAGTGCTGGGCATGACCAGCAGAGGACAGATGGCAGCAGTATGcacatg CTCAACGTTGACAGACGTGGAAGATGGAAACAGCAGTCAGTCAGTAATTCCATGGGTTATCAG tttgcCCCACAGACACTATCTACAATGAACAGAACAACATCAGCAAGATCATCATTTACATGGAAAAAAACAAATGCGTTTAACAGAAATGGAGTTCTGAGTTGTGCGATAAGCCAG AGAGTTGATTCATTACACTCTGGTCGAGATGACCTCCTCGAGTATAATCCTCACCCGTATGCTGATGAAGGTGAAGAACCTGAAATGCTGCCTCTTGATGCCATTTCCATTCCTGACAGTGAGTTCACCCCTGATCAGCTGCTAGACCTGGGGCCCAGGTTTAAAACCCTGGCAAGCATTGTTAGAGCCGACTGGGCAGGCTAG
- the LOC117429315 gene encoding cadherin-like protein 26 isoform X1, whose protein sequence is MKAVLVIFILAVLHFGLNQAHIDESSQTLQRHKRAWIIDSYEIEEERAPRYFLGKIEIERKQNVRYKLSGMGIDKEPKNVIKIDENTGEIYVLKKVDREQYQSLTLTFLAVDTIGGVLDTQLGVSIKIKDINDNVPTFDHQIYTTTVKESQVQGGQLILVRAEDKDERNTPNSTFTYKIVSQTPMTDNALFYIDQAGIISFRGCIDYEKAQKYTIVVEAKDQGEKVQLSSSTTVIVDVEDGNNHLPVQEGVQLVANVKERDSNVTLLRIKVSDRDKPHTPGWKAKYTIVSGNENNSYKILTDPDTNDGVLTLVKPLDFEDGYLRELSVQVENETPFFSCSVKRVVADDLWEVDYSDPEAGSTGIGFKPKNLTVIVNVEDINDAPDFVPPIKVVYLEENDKIGKELQTFTAIDKDGSLSSEFRYTVGVDPAGWVSIDPKMGTVITTQLMDRESPFVINNTYTVILHAVDNGKPPMTGSGTLVIHLTDVNDCIPYLLTPHIDMCANETASMTKLAAQDDDEDPYSGPFSFNLLEKESLKGKWRLDPTHGYSVNLIKEENVYSGIYILHLEISDRQGVSSKHNLTVTVCDCPTSAPANCGTRRLSSVTMEASAVGILFAALFLMLGLFCFALFFSRAPKTMEIYDDGDCTMLPYHLEHPGSDCKLDQLVSKEPAEMIQNESRAQEQESIAGYPISNGSSRLVKLYYSAGHDQQRTDGSSMHMLNVDRRGRWKQQSVSNSMGYQFAPQTLSTMNRTTSARSSFTWKKTNAFNRNGVLSCAISQRVDSLHSGRDDLLEYNPHPYADEGEEPEMLPLDAISIPDSEFTPDQLLDLGPRFKTLASIVRADWAG, encoded by the exons ATGAaggctgttttggtgattttcATCCTAGCAGTATTA CACTTTGGTTTGAATCAAGCACACATAGATGAGTCTTCACAGACATTACAAAGGCACAAAAGAGCATGGATCATAGATTCATATGAGATTGAAGAGGAGAGAGCACCCAGGTATTTTCTTGGCAAG ATTGAAATTGAACGCAAACAGAACGTGAGGTACAAATTGAGCGGGATGGGGATCGACAAAGAGCCAAAGAACGTCATTAAAATCGATGAAAACACAGGAGAAATCTACGTACTGAAAAAAGTTGATCGTGAACAATACCAGTCTTTAACT CTTACATTTCTAGCAGTTGATACAATAGGTGGCGTCCTAGACACTCAGCTTGGCGTTAGTATCAAAATCAAGGACATCAATGACAACGTCCCCACTTTTGATCACCAAATCTACACGACAACAGTTAAGGAAAGTCAGGTTCAAG GTGGACAATTAATTTTGGTCAGAGCTGAGGACAAGGATGAGCGGAACACCCCAAACTCAACATTTACTTACAAAATAGTTTCCCAGACTCCTATGACAGACAATGCCCTGTTTTACATTGACCAGGCTGGTATCATTTCCTTCAGAGGGTGCATCGATTATGAG aaaGCTCAGAAATATACAATTGTAGTGGAAGCAAAGGACCAAGGTGAGAAGGTACAGCTATCAAGTTCCACTACAGTTATTGTTGATGTTGAAGATGGTAACAATCACTTACCGGTCCAGGAAGGAGTTCAG CTGGTGGCGAATGTGAAGGAGCGGGACTCAAATGTGACTCTTCTCAGAATTAAGGTATCAGACAGAGATAAGCCTCACACTCCTGGCTGGAAAGCAAAATACACGATTGTAAGTGGAAACGAGAACAACAGCTACAAGATTCTCACCGACCCAGATACCAACGATGGAGTCCTGACCCTTGTAAAG CCCCTTGACTTTGAAGATGGCTATCTGAGGGAGCTCTCTGTCCAGGTGGAGAACGAGACGCCCTTTTTCTCCTGCAGTGTAAAGAGGGTCGTAGCTGATGACCTCTGGGAAGTGGACTACTCAGATCCTGAAGCAGGCTCAACAGGAATAGGGTTCAAACCAAAGAATCTGACGGTAATTGTCAACGTGGAAGACATCAATGACGCTCCGGACTTTGTGCCTCCCATCAAAGTTGTTTATCTGGAGGAGAATGACAAAATTGGAAAAGAACTGCAAACGTTTACAGCAATTGATAAAGACGGAAGTCTGTCAAGTGAATTCAG GTACACAGTGGGAGTAGATCCAGCAGGGTGGGTTTCTATTGACCCCAAAATGGGTACTGTAATAACGACACAGCTAATGGACAGAGAGTCCCCTTTTGTGATAAACAATACTTACACAGTCATTCTCCATGCAGTTGATAATG GTAAACCCCCCATGACTGGATCAGGCACTTTGGTCATCCACCTAACTGATGTCAATGACTGCATCCCTTATCTGCTCACCCCTCACATTGACATGTGTGCGAATGAGACAGCCTCAATGACCAAGCTGGCTGCTCAGGACGACGATGAGGACCCCTACTCTGGACCTTTCAGCTTCAACCTGCTGGAAAAGGAAAGCCTGAAAGGGAAGTGGAGACTGGACCCCACCCACG GTTACAGTGTGAATCTCATCAAAGAAGAAAACGTTTACAGTGGAATTTACATCTTGCATTTGGAAATTAGTGACAGGCAAGGTGTGTCGTCGAAACACAACCTGACAGTAACCGTGTGCGACTGCCCAACCTCGGCTCCGGCCAACTGTGGAACAAGGAGACTGAGCAGTGTGACAATGGAAGCCAGTGCTGTTGGGATCTTGTTTGCAGCTCTGTTTTTAATGCTGG GTCTATTTTGTTTTGCACTATTTTTCTCACGTGCTCCCAAAACAATGGAGATATATGATGATGGTGATTGCACCATGTTGCCATACCATTTGGAGCATCCTGGCTCTGATTGCAAG ttagATCAGCTGGTTTCTAAG GAACCAGCAGAAATGATTCAAAATGAAAGTAGAGCACAAGAACAAGAGTCCATTGCAGGTTATCcg ATTTCAAATGGATCAAGTAGACTTGTGAAGCTTTACTACAGTGCTGGGCATGACCAGCAGAGGACAGATGGCAGCAGTATGcacatg CTCAACGTTGACAGACGTGGAAGATGGAAACAGCAGTCAGTCAGTAATTCCATGGGTTATCAG tttgcCCCACAGACACTATCTACAATGAACAGAACAACATCAGCAAGATCATCATTTACATGGAAAAAAACAAATGCGTTTAACAGAAATGGAGTTCTGAGTTGTGCGATAAGCCAG AGAGTTGATTCATTACACTCTGGTCGAGATGACCTCCTCGAGTATAATCCTCACCCGTATGCTGATGAAGGTGAAGAACCTGAAATGCTGCCTCTTGATGCCATTTCCATTCCTGACAGTGAGTTCACCCCTGATCAGCTGCTAGACCTGGGGCCCAGGTTTAAAACCCTGGCAAGCATTGTTAGAGCCGACTGGGCAGGCTAG
- the LOC117429315 gene encoding cadherin-like protein 26 isoform X2, with protein MKAVLVIFILAVLHFGLNQAHIDESSQTLQRHKRAWIIDSYEIEEERAPRYFLGKIEIERKQNVRYKLSGMGIDKEPKNVIKIDENTGEIYVLKKVDREQYQSLTLTFLAVDTIGGVLDTQLGVSIKIKDINDNVPTFDHQIYTTTVKESQVQGGQLILVRAEDKDERNTPNSTFTYKIVSQTPMTDNALFYIDQAGIISFRGCIDYEKAQKYTIVVEAKDQGEKVQLSSSTTVIVDVEDGNNHLPVQEGVQLVANVKERDSNVTLLRIKVSDRDKPHTPGWKAKYTIVSGNENNSYKILTDPDTNDGVLTLVKPLDFEDGYLRELSVQVENETPFFSCSVKRVVADDLWEVDYSDPEAGSTGIGFKPKNLTVIVNVEDINDAPDFVPPIKVVYLEENDKIGKELQTFTAIDKDGSLSSEFRYTVGVDPAGWVSIDPKMGTVITTQLMDRESPFVINNTYTVILHAVDNGKPPMTGSGTLVIHLTDVNDCIPYLLTPHIDMCANETASMTKLAAQDDDEDPYSGPFSFNLLEKESLKGKWRLDPTHGYSVNLIKEENVYSGIYILHLEISDRQGVSSKHNLTVTVCDCPTSAPANCGTRRLSSVTMEASAVGILFAALFLMLGLFCFALFFSRAPKTMEIYDDGDCTMLPYHLEHPGSDCKLDQLVSKEPAEMIQNESRAQEQESIAGYPISNGSSRLVKLYYSAGHDQQRTDGSSMHMLNVDRRGRWKQQSVSNSMGYQTLSTMNRTTSARSSFTWKKTNAFNRNGVLSCAISQRVDSLHSGRDDLLEYNPHPYADEGEEPEMLPLDAISIPDSEFTPDQLLDLGPRFKTLASIVRADWAG; from the exons ATGAaggctgttttggtgattttcATCCTAGCAGTATTA CACTTTGGTTTGAATCAAGCACACATAGATGAGTCTTCACAGACATTACAAAGGCACAAAAGAGCATGGATCATAGATTCATATGAGATTGAAGAGGAGAGAGCACCCAGGTATTTTCTTGGCAAG ATTGAAATTGAACGCAAACAGAACGTGAGGTACAAATTGAGCGGGATGGGGATCGACAAAGAGCCAAAGAACGTCATTAAAATCGATGAAAACACAGGAGAAATCTACGTACTGAAAAAAGTTGATCGTGAACAATACCAGTCTTTAACT CTTACATTTCTAGCAGTTGATACAATAGGTGGCGTCCTAGACACTCAGCTTGGCGTTAGTATCAAAATCAAGGACATCAATGACAACGTCCCCACTTTTGATCACCAAATCTACACGACAACAGTTAAGGAAAGTCAGGTTCAAG GTGGACAATTAATTTTGGTCAGAGCTGAGGACAAGGATGAGCGGAACACCCCAAACTCAACATTTACTTACAAAATAGTTTCCCAGACTCCTATGACAGACAATGCCCTGTTTTACATTGACCAGGCTGGTATCATTTCCTTCAGAGGGTGCATCGATTATGAG aaaGCTCAGAAATATACAATTGTAGTGGAAGCAAAGGACCAAGGTGAGAAGGTACAGCTATCAAGTTCCACTACAGTTATTGTTGATGTTGAAGATGGTAACAATCACTTACCGGTCCAGGAAGGAGTTCAG CTGGTGGCGAATGTGAAGGAGCGGGACTCAAATGTGACTCTTCTCAGAATTAAGGTATCAGACAGAGATAAGCCTCACACTCCTGGCTGGAAAGCAAAATACACGATTGTAAGTGGAAACGAGAACAACAGCTACAAGATTCTCACCGACCCAGATACCAACGATGGAGTCCTGACCCTTGTAAAG CCCCTTGACTTTGAAGATGGCTATCTGAGGGAGCTCTCTGTCCAGGTGGAGAACGAGACGCCCTTTTTCTCCTGCAGTGTAAAGAGGGTCGTAGCTGATGACCTCTGGGAAGTGGACTACTCAGATCCTGAAGCAGGCTCAACAGGAATAGGGTTCAAACCAAAGAATCTGACGGTAATTGTCAACGTGGAAGACATCAATGACGCTCCGGACTTTGTGCCTCCCATCAAAGTTGTTTATCTGGAGGAGAATGACAAAATTGGAAAAGAACTGCAAACGTTTACAGCAATTGATAAAGACGGAAGTCTGTCAAGTGAATTCAG GTACACAGTGGGAGTAGATCCAGCAGGGTGGGTTTCTATTGACCCCAAAATGGGTACTGTAATAACGACACAGCTAATGGACAGAGAGTCCCCTTTTGTGATAAACAATACTTACACAGTCATTCTCCATGCAGTTGATAATG GTAAACCCCCCATGACTGGATCAGGCACTTTGGTCATCCACCTAACTGATGTCAATGACTGCATCCCTTATCTGCTCACCCCTCACATTGACATGTGTGCGAATGAGACAGCCTCAATGACCAAGCTGGCTGCTCAGGACGACGATGAGGACCCCTACTCTGGACCTTTCAGCTTCAACCTGCTGGAAAAGGAAAGCCTGAAAGGGAAGTGGAGACTGGACCCCACCCACG GTTACAGTGTGAATCTCATCAAAGAAGAAAACGTTTACAGTGGAATTTACATCTTGCATTTGGAAATTAGTGACAGGCAAGGTGTGTCGTCGAAACACAACCTGACAGTAACCGTGTGCGACTGCCCAACCTCGGCTCCGGCCAACTGTGGAACAAGGAGACTGAGCAGTGTGACAATGGAAGCCAGTGCTGTTGGGATCTTGTTTGCAGCTCTGTTTTTAATGCTGG GTCTATTTTGTTTTGCACTATTTTTCTCACGTGCTCCCAAAACAATGGAGATATATGATGATGGTGATTGCACCATGTTGCCATACCATTTGGAGCATCCTGGCTCTGATTGCAAG ttagATCAGCTGGTTTCTAAG GAACCAGCAGAAATGATTCAAAATGAAAGTAGAGCACAAGAACAAGAGTCCATTGCAGGTTATCcg ATTTCAAATGGATCAAGTAGACTTGTGAAGCTTTACTACAGTGCTGGGCATGACCAGCAGAGGACAGATGGCAGCAGTATGcacatg CTCAACGTTGACAGACGTGGAAGATGGAAACAGCAGTCAGTCAGTAATTCCATGGGTTATCAG ACACTATCTACAATGAACAGAACAACATCAGCAAGATCATCATTTACATGGAAAAAAACAAATGCGTTTAACAGAAATGGAGTTCTGAGTTGTGCGATAAGCCAG AGAGTTGATTCATTACACTCTGGTCGAGATGACCTCCTCGAGTATAATCCTCACCCGTATGCTGATGAAGGTGAAGAACCTGAAATGCTGCCTCTTGATGCCATTTCCATTCCTGACAGTGAGTTCACCCCTGATCAGCTGCTAGACCTGGGGCCCAGGTTTAAAACCCTGGCAAGCATTGTTAGAGCCGACTGGGCAGGCTAG
- the LOC131702128 gene encoding histamine H3 receptor-like codes for MDSSRDYEMNRSEAVGKTGHLFNGPYSALWTIIISFLIALLVVATVLGNALVMLAFVVDTSLRTQNNFFLLNLAISDFLVGALCMPLYVPYVLTGKWTFGKTLCKLWLVMDYLLCTSSVFNIVLISYDRFLSVTQAVAYRAQQRKTLHAVSKMVLVWVLAFLLYGPAIIAWEHIAGHSIVEKEECYAEFYYNWYFLITASTVEFFTPFISVTFFNVSIYLNIRWRTQSRQALNKETRGVEPEGSGLDPLSELSTQDKELSQSKPMTSVPMGPCLELEGKAETIDSMNPGDLAPKEKDAEKSKGGEFSQRLPSMIKRTRAISQTSAQHFRLLRDKKVAKSLAIIVCTFGVCWAPYTLLMIIRAACNDSCISRYWYEVSFWLLWINSAINPVLYPLCHSSFRKAFMKLLCPKKFKMKASLRST; via the exons ATGGACAGCTCCCGTGATTACGAGATGAACAGGTCAGAAGCGGTCGGTAAAACGGGACATTTATTTAATGGGCCGTACTCTGCGCTATGGACAATAATTATCAGTTTTCTTATTGCTTTGCTGGTCGTCGCCACGGTCCTGGGAAACGCTCTGGTCATGCTAGCATTCGTAGTGGACACAAGTCTTCGGACCCAGAACAACTTTTTCCTGCTAAATCTCGCAATTTCTGATTTTTTGGTCG GAGCACTTTGCATGCCTCTCTATGTCCCCTATGTGCTGACTGGAAAATGGACCTTTGGCAAGACCCTCTGTAAACTATGGCTGGTCATGGATTACCTGCTCTGCACCTCTTCAGTGTTCAACATTGTGCTGATCAGCTATGACCGATTCCTCTCAGTCACCCAGGCA gttGCATACAGAGCCCAACAAAGAAAGACGTTACATGCTGTTTCCAAGATGGTTCTGGTTTGGGTCCTGGCTTTCCTATTATATGGACCCGCTATCATAGCATGGGAGCACATTGCCGGCCACAGCATTGTTGAAAAGGAGGAGTGCTATGCTGAATTCTACTACAACTGGTACTTTCTGATTACAGCGTCCACTGTGGAGTTCTTCACACCCTTCATCAGCGTGACCTTCTTCAATGTGAGCATATACCTGAACATCCGCTGGCGGACCCAGTCTCGACAGGCATTGAACAAGGAGACACGGGGGGTCGAGCCCGAAGGAAGCGGTCTGGATCCACTCTCTGAACTCAGCACACAAGACAAGGAGCTGAGCCAAAGCAAGCCCATGACATCGGTGCCAATGGGTCCATGTCTGGAGCTGGAGGGCAAAGCTGAAACAATAGACTCGATGAATCCTGGAGACCTGGCACCCAAAGAGAAAGATGCAGAGAAAAGTAAAGGTGGCGAGTTCTCCCAGAGACTGCCCTCGATGATCAAAAGGACGAGGGCCATTTCACAGACCAGTGCCCAACACTTCAGGCTACTAAGGGACAAGAAGGTGGCCAAATCTCTGGCCATCATTGTTTGCACATTTGGGGTCTGCTGGGCCCCATACACCTTGCTGATGATCATTCGGGCTGCCTGCAATGACAGCTGCATCTCCAGGTACTGGTACGAGGTGTCCTTCTGGCTGCTTTGGATCAACTCAGCCATCAACCCTGTCCTGTACCCGCTGTGCCACTCCAGTTTCAGGAAGGCTTTCATGAAGCTTCTGTGTCCGAAGAAGTTTAAAATGAAGGCTAGTTTACGAAGTACATAA